From Gammaproteobacteria bacterium CG11_big_fil_rev_8_21_14_0_20_46_22, a single genomic window includes:
- the glyA gene encoding serine hydroxymethyltransferase (catalyzes the reaction of glycine with 5,10-methylenetetrahydrofolate to form L-serine and tetrahydrofolate): MLHAENLPAFDPDLAKAINQEAQRQENHIELIASENYASANVMAAQGSVLTNKYAEGYPGKRYYGGCEYVDIVENVAIERLKTLFGADYANVQPHSGSQANSAVFQALLKPGDAFLGMSLDQGGHLTHGSPVNFSGKIYQAYHYGLHAETGDIDYEQVESLAKAHQPKMILAGFSAFSGVIDWARFRAIADSVGAYLMVDMAHVAGLVAAGLYPNPVPFADVVTSTTHKTLRGPRGGIILARQNDELTKKLNSAVFPGSQGGPLMHVIAAKAVAFKEALDPSFAVYQQQVLDNANAMVKLMQARGYSIVSNGTKNHLFLVSLVDKGITGKAAEARLGQANITVNKNTVPNDPASPFVTSGLRLGTPAVTTRGFKEAECELVAHCVCDILDHMNDDNVLEQVKAKLAELTRAYPVYVR; this comes from the coding sequence ATGCTTCATGCTGAAAATTTACCTGCCTTTGATCCTGACTTAGCTAAAGCCATCAACCAGGAGGCGCAACGCCAAGAAAATCATATTGAGCTTATTGCCTCTGAAAACTACGCGAGTGCTAATGTGATGGCTGCGCAGGGCTCAGTGCTGACGAATAAATACGCTGAAGGTTATCCGGGTAAACGTTATTACGGTGGTTGTGAGTATGTTGATATCGTTGAGAATGTGGCGATTGAGCGCTTAAAAACCTTGTTTGGCGCAGACTATGCCAACGTGCAGCCGCATTCGGGTTCGCAAGCTAACAGCGCAGTGTTTCAAGCCCTGTTAAAACCAGGCGATGCATTTTTGGGGATGAGCTTGGATCAGGGTGGGCATTTAACGCATGGCTCGCCCGTGAATTTCTCGGGCAAAATCTATCAGGCCTATCATTATGGTTTGCACGCTGAGACGGGTGATATTGATTATGAGCAAGTTGAATCACTGGCTAAAGCGCACCAGCCAAAGATGATTTTGGCAGGCTTTTCTGCCTTTTCGGGTGTGATCGATTGGGCGCGTTTTCGTGCGATTGCTGATAGCGTTGGCGCGTACTTGATGGTGGATATGGCGCATGTCGCAGGTCTTGTGGCGGCAGGGTTGTATCCAAATCCTGTGCCGTTTGCCGATGTGGTCACTTCCACCACGCATAAAACGCTACGCGGCCCAAGAGGCGGTATTATTTTAGCGCGTCAAAATGATGAGTTGACTAAAAAGCTCAACTCCGCGGTGTTTCCCGGCAGCCAAGGTGGTCCTTTGATGCACGTGATCGCAGCGAAAGCGGTCGCGTTTAAAGAAGCCTTGGATCCAAGCTTTGCCGTGTATCAGCAGCAGGTGTTGGATAATGCGAATGCGATGGTGAAGCTTATGCAAGCGCGTGGTTATAGCATTGTGTCCAATGGCACGAAAAATCATTTGTTTCTTGTCAGTCTCGTGGATAAAGGCATCACAGGTAAAGCCGCCGAGGCACGTTTAGGCCAGGCGAACATCACCGTGAATAAAAACACCGTGCCGAACGATCCCGCTTCGCCGTTTGTCACCAGTGGTTTACGCTTGGGTACGCCGGCAGTCACAACGCGCGGTTTTAAAGAAGCTGAGTGTGAGCTCGTCGCACACTGTGTGTGTGATATACTCGATCACATGAATGACGATAATGTGCTTGAGCAAGTGAAAGCCAAATTGGCCGAGTTGACTCGGGCGTACCCCGTGTATGTGAGGTAA